Proteins encoded within one genomic window of Jiangella mangrovi:
- the smpB gene encoding SsrA-binding protein SmpB: MARERGRTVVAQNRKARHEYHIDDTFEAGIVLTGTEVKALRAGKASLVDGYADVRDGEVWLRNVHIPEYDLGTWNNHAPRRSRKLLLRKDEIKRLIGKTKETGFTLVPLSLYFKDGYAKIELALARGKKAYDKRHTIAEREAKREAERAMAHARRRG, encoded by the coding sequence ATGGCACGAGAACGCGGACGCACCGTGGTGGCCCAGAACCGCAAGGCCCGCCACGAGTACCACATCGACGACACCTTCGAAGCGGGCATCGTCCTGACCGGCACCGAGGTCAAGGCGCTGCGCGCGGGCAAGGCGTCGCTGGTCGACGGGTACGCCGACGTCCGCGACGGCGAGGTCTGGCTGCGCAACGTGCACATCCCCGAGTACGACCTCGGCACGTGGAACAACCACGCGCCGCGGCGCTCGCGCAAGCTGCTGCTGCGCAAGGACGAGATCAAGCGGCTCATCGGCAAGACCAAGGAGACCGGCTTCACGCTGGTGCCGTTGTCGCTGTACTTCAAGGACGGCTACGCGAAGATCGAGCTGGCGCTGGCCCGAGGCAAGAAGGCCTACGACAAGCGGCACACCATCGCCGAGCGCGAGGCGAAGCGCGAGGCCGAGCGGGCCATGGCGCACGCCCGGCGGCGCGGCTGA
- a CDS encoding DUF3048 domain-containing protein, whose translation MRRRRVTTAAACGLAVLLAACGGGSAAPAPSPSASVPSPSATATPSPTPTPAPVWPLTGLPAPSAADIARPALVVKIDNTGGAEPQLGLSSADLVVEELVEGGLTRLAALFQSTVPPVAGPVRSVRTTDAGIALPAGGLLVASGGAQRVLKALDEAGVTVLSGGGNGLSRDHDRPAPYNVMLDPAEALAGLPTGAGVPVGPYLPWGPAPSGGAPVAGVDVRFSGARTSSWTWNDGLWVLDGDRAASGDVFGPATLLVLRVAVRDAGYEDPAGNPVPETVLVGSGAATLLTAGTAVEGAWSKAAPAAPLVLTDATGAPLHVPPGRVWIELVPDSGSVTLR comes from the coding sequence GTGCGACGACGACGGGTCACGACGGCGGCAGCCTGCGGCCTCGCGGTGCTGCTGGCCGCTTGCGGCGGTGGGTCCGCTGCGCCGGCGCCGTCGCCGTCCGCTTCCGTTCCTTCGCCGTCCGCGACCGCCACGCCGAGTCCGACGCCCACCCCCGCTCCGGTCTGGCCGCTCACCGGGCTGCCCGCGCCGTCGGCCGCCGACATCGCGCGGCCGGCGCTGGTGGTGAAGATCGACAACACCGGCGGGGCGGAGCCGCAGCTCGGCCTGTCGTCGGCCGACCTCGTCGTCGAGGAACTGGTCGAGGGCGGGCTGACCCGGCTGGCCGCGCTGTTCCAGTCGACCGTGCCGCCGGTCGCCGGGCCGGTGCGCTCGGTACGCACGACCGACGCCGGCATCGCGCTGCCGGCCGGGGGCCTGCTGGTCGCGTCGGGCGGGGCGCAGCGGGTGCTGAAGGCGCTGGACGAGGCCGGCGTCACCGTGCTGAGCGGCGGCGGCAACGGGCTGTCCCGCGACCACGACCGGCCGGCGCCGTACAACGTCATGCTCGACCCCGCCGAAGCGCTGGCCGGCCTGCCCACGGGTGCCGGTGTTCCCGTGGGGCCGTACCTGCCGTGGGGTCCGGCGCCGTCCGGGGGCGCACCGGTGGCCGGGGTGGACGTCCGGTTCTCCGGCGCCCGCACCTCCAGCTGGACCTGGAACGACGGCCTCTGGGTGCTCGACGGCGACCGCGCGGCCTCCGGCGACGTCTTCGGCCCGGCGACGCTCCTGGTGCTGCGGGTCGCCGTCCGCGACGCCGGCTACGAGGACCCGGCCGGCAACCCGGTCCCCGAGACCGTCCTCGTCGGCTCCGGCGCCGCGACCCTGCTCACCGCCGGCACCGCCGTCGAGGGAGCCTGGTCGAAGGCCGCACCTGCGGCGCCACTCGTGCTCACCGACGCCACCGGCGCGCCCCTGCACGTGCCGCCGGGCCGGGTGTGGATCGAGCTGGTCCCCGACTCCGGCTCGGTGACCCTGCGCTGA
- the prfB gene encoding peptide chain release factor 2, translating to MDAEISELSQTLASIEKVLEPDKMRERITDLEAHAAAPDLWDDVEQAQQVTSQLSYLQAELRKVTDLRQRIDDLPVMVELGRDEGDADALAEAEREIDDVRRVLSDLEIRTLLSGEYDEREAVVTIRSGAGGVDAADFAEMLLRMYLRWAERHGYKTEVLDTSYAEEAGLKSATFEVKAPFAYGTLSVEAGTHRLVRISPFDNQGRRQTSFAAVEVIPLIETTDHVEIPENDIRIDVFRSSGPGGQSVNTTDSAVRITHLPTGLVVSMQNEKSQIQNRAAAMRVLQSRLLLLQREQEQAQKKEMAGDVKASWGDQMRSYVLHPYQMVKDLRTEHEVGNPTTVFDGQIDDFLEAGIRWRKQQEQAESQ from the coding sequence ATGGACGCCGAGATCTCGGAACTCTCGCAGACCCTGGCCAGCATCGAGAAGGTCCTCGAGCCGGACAAGATGCGCGAGCGCATCACCGACCTCGAGGCCCACGCGGCCGCGCCGGACCTGTGGGACGACGTCGAGCAGGCGCAGCAGGTCACGAGCCAGCTCTCCTATCTGCAGGCCGAGCTGCGCAAGGTCACCGACCTGCGCCAGCGCATCGACGACCTCCCGGTCATGGTCGAGCTGGGCCGCGACGAGGGCGATGCCGACGCCCTGGCCGAGGCCGAGCGCGAGATCGACGACGTCCGGCGGGTGCTCTCCGACCTCGAGATCCGCACGCTGCTCTCCGGCGAGTACGACGAGCGCGAGGCCGTCGTCACCATCCGCTCCGGCGCCGGCGGCGTCGACGCCGCGGACTTCGCCGAGATGCTGCTGCGCATGTACCTGCGCTGGGCCGAGCGGCACGGCTACAAGACCGAGGTCCTCGACACCTCCTACGCCGAAGAGGCCGGCCTCAAGTCCGCGACCTTCGAGGTCAAGGCGCCGTTCGCGTACGGCACGCTGTCGGTCGAGGCGGGCACGCACCGGCTGGTGCGCATCTCGCCGTTCGACAACCAGGGCCGCCGGCAGACGTCGTTCGCGGCGGTCGAGGTCATCCCGCTCATCGAGACCACCGACCACGTCGAGATCCCTGAGAACGACATCCGCATCGACGTGTTCCGGTCGTCCGGTCCCGGCGGGCAGAGCGTCAACACCACCGACTCCGCCGTGCGCATCACCCACCTGCCGACCGGCCTGGTGGTGTCGATGCAGAACGAGAAGTCGCAGATCCAGAACCGTGCCGCCGCCATGCGCGTCCTGCAGTCCCGCCTGCTCCTCCTGCAGCGCGAGCAGGAGCAGGCGCAGAAGAAGGAGATGGCCGGCGACGTCAAGGCGTCCTGGGGCGACCAGATGCGCTCCTACGTCCTGCACCCGTACCAGATGGTCAAGGACCTGCGTACCGAGCACGAGGTCGGCAACCCCACCACCGTGTTCGACGGGCAGATCGACGACTTCCTCGAGGCCGGCATCCGCTGGCGCAAGCAGCAGGAGCAGGCCGAGTCGCAGTGA
- the ftsX gene encoding permease-like cell division protein FtsX: MRFQYVLSEIATGLRRNLTMTIALVIVVAISIAMLGAGLLVRSQADTTKGYWYDRIEISVFMCNEFSTGAGCADGAVTDAQRDAIRQTLESHPEVDEVFYENQEQAFERFSEQFDDSDIGGIITPDQLPESFRVALQDPEEYDGVVSAVSGLAGVQEVTDQRQLLEPLFRTLSGFQLAAFVITGIQIVAAVLLIGNTIRLAAFNRRRETGIMRLVGASNFYIQLPFILEAAIAGLLGSLFGVIALFGGVEFVVGRFIAPNLQFTSWVDSSDVWSATPWLLLSGVFISMLASFITLRRYLRV; the protein is encoded by the coding sequence ATGCGCTTCCAGTACGTCCTGTCCGAGATCGCCACCGGCCTGCGCCGCAACCTGACGATGACCATCGCACTGGTCATCGTGGTCGCGATCTCCATCGCCATGCTGGGCGCCGGGCTCCTGGTCCGGTCGCAGGCCGACACCACCAAGGGCTACTGGTACGACCGCATCGAGATCTCGGTGTTCATGTGCAACGAGTTCTCGACGGGGGCCGGGTGCGCCGACGGCGCCGTCACCGACGCGCAGCGCGACGCCATCCGGCAGACGCTCGAGTCGCACCCCGAGGTCGACGAGGTCTTCTACGAGAACCAGGAGCAGGCGTTCGAGCGGTTCAGCGAGCAGTTCGACGACTCCGACATCGGCGGCATCATCACGCCGGACCAGCTGCCGGAGTCGTTCCGCGTCGCCCTGCAGGACCCCGAGGAGTACGACGGCGTCGTCTCGGCCGTCTCCGGCCTGGCGGGCGTGCAAGAGGTCACCGACCAGCGCCAGCTGCTCGAGCCGCTGTTCCGGACGCTCTCCGGCTTCCAGCTGGCCGCGTTCGTCATCACGGGCATCCAGATCGTGGCGGCCGTCCTGCTCATCGGCAACACCATCCGGCTGGCCGCGTTCAACCGCCGCCGCGAGACCGGCATCATGCGTCTGGTCGGCGCGTCGAACTTCTACATCCAGCTCCCGTTCATCCTCGAGGCCGCCATCGCCGGCCTGCTGGGGTCGCTGTTCGGCGTCATCGCGCTGTTCGGCGGGGTCGAGTTCGTCGTCGGCCGGTTCATCGCGCCGAACCTGCAGTTCACCTCATGGGTCGACAGCAGTGACGTCTGGTCGGCGACGCCGTGGCTGCTGCTGTCCGGCGTCTTCATCTCGATGCTGGCGTCGTTCATCACGCTGCGCCGCTACCTGCGCGTGTAG
- a CDS encoding peptidoglycan DD-metalloendopeptidase family protein: protein MRRVTVLAVTVGLLCTGLTQAVATSDAERRLKEAQQGLERAQDELAHSTQALADATQAFQAATAQLPAAQAGLATAQQGLAAAEQQLEVARGEVVAARAADEAAAEKLAEAEKKVADQVVKIDDVTQRIDGKRASISQVAVDAYTRGVGADLASLTILMQADSMDELAARAAASTSVLTAENSIMTDLKEDRAELANERVVLEDLEAAAEVARQQAADTLQETERREQEAQAARDAAQAASDAAAAAKAQVDQLIATRDGARTAAVAAQAGDQAQAAQYAAERDRIEAEIAAIEAQQEQAEQEAEENQNSGGGGGGGGGSGGGGGGGGGGGGGGGSAVTLAFPTANPYVTSPYGMRVHPVTGVYKLHDGTDFRAYCGTPIRAAAAGTVEWAYYRGAYGNQVAVAHRRMVTTYSHLSRFAVRDGESVSQGEVIGYSGTTGSSTACHLHFMLYVGGDRVNPMNYLGR from the coding sequence GTGCGGCGCGTCACCGTGCTCGCCGTCACCGTCGGGCTGCTCTGTACGGGGCTGACCCAGGCAGTCGCCACGTCCGACGCCGAGCGGCGGCTCAAGGAGGCGCAGCAGGGGCTCGAGCGCGCCCAGGACGAGCTCGCCCACTCCACCCAGGCCCTCGCCGACGCCACGCAGGCCTTCCAGGCGGCGACGGCGCAGTTGCCGGCCGCGCAGGCCGGCCTCGCCACCGCCCAGCAGGGACTCGCCGCCGCCGAGCAGCAGCTCGAGGTGGCCCGCGGCGAGGTCGTCGCCGCGCGGGCCGCGGACGAGGCGGCGGCGGAGAAGCTGGCCGAGGCCGAGAAGAAGGTCGCCGACCAGGTCGTCAAGATCGACGACGTCACCCAGCGCATCGACGGCAAGCGCGCCTCGATCAGCCAGGTCGCCGTCGACGCCTACACCCGTGGTGTCGGTGCCGATCTCGCCAGCCTCACCATCCTCATGCAGGCCGACAGCATGGACGAGCTGGCCGCGCGCGCCGCGGCGTCGACGTCCGTGCTGACCGCCGAGAACAGCATCATGACCGACCTCAAGGAGGACCGCGCCGAGCTCGCCAACGAGCGCGTCGTCCTCGAGGACCTCGAGGCCGCGGCCGAGGTGGCCCGCCAGCAGGCGGCGGACACGCTGCAGGAGACCGAGCGGCGCGAGCAGGAGGCCCAGGCCGCCCGCGACGCCGCCCAGGCCGCCAGCGACGCCGCCGCGGCCGCGAAGGCGCAGGTCGACCAGCTCATCGCCACCCGCGACGGCGCCCGCACGGCCGCCGTCGCCGCCCAGGCCGGCGACCAGGCCCAGGCCGCGCAGTACGCGGCCGAGCGGGACCGCATCGAGGCCGAGATCGCCGCCATCGAGGCGCAGCAGGAGCAGGCCGAGCAGGAGGCCGAGGAGAACCAGAACTCCGGCGGCGGCGGTGGTGGCGGGGGCGGCTCCGGTGGTGGCGGAGGCGGCGGTGGCGGCGGTGGCGGCGGCGGCGGGTCCGCGGTCACGCTCGCCTTCCCGACCGCGAACCCGTACGTGACCTCGCCCTACGGCATGCGGGTCCACCCGGTCACCGGCGTCTACAAGTTGCACGACGGCACCGACTTCCGCGCCTATTGCGGGACGCCGATCCGCGCGGCCGCCGCGGGCACCGTCGAGTGGGCCTACTACCGGGGCGCCTACGGCAACCAGGTCGCCGTCGCCCACCGGCGCATGGTCACGACCTACAGCCACCTGTCCCGGTTCGCGGTGCGCGACGGCGAGAGCGTGTCGCAGGGCGAGGTCATCGGCTACTCCGGCACGACCGGCAGCTCGACGGCCTGCCATCTGCACTTCATGCTCTACGTCGGCGGCGACCGCGTGAACCCGATGAACTACCTCGGGCGGTAA
- the ftsE gene encoding cell division ATP-binding protein FtsE, producing MILFDNVSKLYPTQNQAALDSLSLEIEKGEFVFLVGPSGSGKSTFLRLTLREEKPTAGRIRVAGKDLHRLSNWKVPHLRRRIGTVFQDFRLLPNKTVFENIAFALQVIGKPRRQINRDVPAVLELVGLDGKEDRMPDQLSGGEQQRVAVARAFVNRPLILLADEPTGNLDPGTSVGIMKLLDRINRTGTTVVMATHDQSIVDQMRKRVIELEHGKLVRDQSRGVYGYTR from the coding sequence GTGATCCTTTTCGACAACGTCAGCAAGCTGTATCCGACGCAGAACCAGGCGGCGCTGGACAGTCTGTCCCTCGAGATCGAGAAGGGCGAGTTCGTCTTCCTCGTCGGGCCGTCCGGGTCCGGCAAGTCGACATTCCTGCGACTCACGCTGCGTGAGGAGAAGCCGACGGCGGGCCGCATCCGGGTCGCCGGCAAGGACCTCCACCGCCTGTCCAACTGGAAGGTCCCGCACCTGCGCCGCCGCATCGGCACGGTGTTCCAGGACTTCCGGCTGCTGCCGAACAAGACGGTGTTCGAGAACATCGCGTTCGCGCTGCAGGTCATCGGCAAGCCGCGCCGGCAGATCAACCGCGACGTCCCCGCCGTCCTCGAGCTCGTGGGGCTCGACGGCAAGGAGGACCGCATGCCCGACCAGCTCTCCGGTGGCGAGCAGCAGCGTGTCGCCGTCGCCCGCGCGTTCGTCAACCGCCCGCTGATCCTGCTCGCCGACGAGCCGACCGGAAACCTCGACCCCGGCACCAGCGTCGGCATCATGAAGCTGCTCGACCGCATCAACCGCACGGGCACCACGGTGGTCATGGCCACCCACGACCAGTCCATCGTCGACCAGATGCGCAAGCGCGTCATCGAGCTCGAGCACGGCAAGCTGGTCCGCGACCAGTCGCGCGGCGTCTACGGCTACACCCGCTGA
- a CDS encoding cytochrome P450 has product MTQTEPLPAFPMARPSPFDPPEGYAIVRDQGGLARVRLFDGRTAWLVTGYDEVRSLLSDPRISADRSHPGFPFPTAGREALERSGRTFITMDPPEHGRLRRVFTRYFAVKRVEAFRPMVQGIVDELVDDLLATPPPVDLVPALALEVPARTICRVLGMPLEDRHHVQALDHRRNTLTTSPEDVLRATEEMLAYADALIERKRREPADDLVSALVADQLDAGAVSREELIAAVRLLITAAHETTANMIALSIATLLRHPDQLRELQRDPSLIPDTVEELLRYISIFHISPTRVAVERIEIGGHVIEPGDGVITAVAGANRDDTAFPDAARFDPHREARHHVAFGYGVHQCLGQPLARVELQTVLETVFRRIPSLRLATDDGSLAIKEYAFLSLASLPVTWEEQS; this is encoded by the coding sequence GTGACCCAGACCGAGCCCCTCCCCGCGTTCCCGATGGCGCGGCCGTCGCCGTTCGACCCGCCCGAGGGCTACGCCATCGTCCGCGACCAGGGCGGGCTGGCCCGCGTCCGGCTCTTCGACGGCCGGACCGCCTGGCTGGTCACCGGCTACGACGAGGTCCGCTCGCTACTGTCGGACCCGCGGATCAGCGCCGACCGCAGCCACCCCGGGTTCCCGTTCCCGACCGCCGGCCGCGAGGCGCTGGAGCGGTCCGGGCGCACGTTCATCACCATGGACCCACCCGAGCACGGGCGGCTGCGCCGGGTGTTCACCCGCTACTTCGCGGTCAAGCGCGTCGAGGCGTTCCGGCCGATGGTCCAGGGCATCGTCGACGAGCTGGTCGACGACCTCCTGGCCACGCCGCCGCCCGTCGACCTCGTCCCGGCGCTGGCGCTCGAGGTGCCCGCACGCACGATCTGCCGCGTGCTGGGGATGCCGCTCGAGGACCGCCACCACGTCCAGGCCCTCGACCACCGGCGCAACACCCTCACGACCTCGCCCGAGGACGTCCTGCGCGCGACGGAGGAGATGCTCGCCTACGCCGACGCGCTGATCGAGCGCAAGCGGCGCGAGCCCGCCGACGACCTCGTCAGCGCGCTGGTGGCCGACCAGCTCGACGCCGGCGCCGTCAGCCGCGAGGAGCTGATCGCGGCCGTCCGGCTGCTCATCACCGCCGCCCACGAGACCACCGCCAACATGATCGCGCTCAGCATCGCGACCCTGCTGCGCCACCCGGACCAGCTGCGCGAGCTGCAGCGCGACCCGTCGTTGATCCCCGACACCGTCGAGGAGCTGCTGCGCTACATCAGCATCTTCCACATCTCGCCGACGCGGGTCGCCGTCGAGCGCATCGAGATCGGCGGGCACGTCATCGAGCCCGGCGACGGCGTCATCACGGCGGTCGCCGGGGCCAACCGCGACGACACCGCGTTCCCCGACGCCGCCCGGTTCGACCCGCACCGCGAGGCCCGCCACCACGTCGCCTTCGGCTACGGCGTGCACCAGTGCCTGGGGCAGCCGCTGGCGCGGGTCGAGCTGCAGACGGTGCTCGAGACGGTGTTCCGGCGCATCCCGTCGCTGCGGCTCGCCACGGACGACGGGTCGCTGGCGATCAAGGAGTACGCGTTCCTGAGCCTGGCCTCGCTGCCGGTGACCTGGGAGGAGCAGTCGTGA
- a CDS encoding NAD(P)-dependent oxidoreductase: protein MGDRAEIAIWAAASPFLPHALGTIDQAGVPSVVLPDEPDGAALATAAGAAALVVGGADVTRELLSSLPGLGLVVRAGVGVDRIDLVAATDLGIVVTNVADYATHEVADHAVLLMLAATRRLGHFQAAGRDGADWLAVERPPVLRLHGSRLGVVGLGRIGSATALRARALGMEVVAHDPFVGPDAFDQAGAVAVAFDELLATSDVVSLHTPLTADTRHLLGRAAFARMRRNPVVVNTARGGLVDTAALVEALDGGIVRAAGLDVLEGEPDVSRHAALLDRTDVVVTPHVAWYSQGSEEQLGTTAARIALDFVRRGVRPPALNPAVTPS, encoded by the coding sequence GTGGGTGATCGAGCGGAGATCGCGATCTGGGCGGCCGCCTCGCCGTTCCTGCCCCACGCGCTGGGCACCATCGACCAGGCCGGCGTGCCGTCCGTGGTCCTGCCCGACGAGCCCGACGGCGCCGCCCTCGCCACCGCGGCCGGCGCGGCCGCCCTGGTCGTCGGCGGGGCGGACGTCACACGCGAGCTGCTCTCGTCGCTGCCCGGCCTCGGGCTGGTCGTCCGGGCGGGCGTCGGCGTCGACCGCATCGACCTCGTCGCCGCGACCGACCTGGGCATCGTGGTCACCAACGTCGCCGACTACGCGACCCACGAGGTGGCCGATCACGCCGTCCTGCTCATGCTGGCCGCGACCCGCCGGCTCGGGCACTTCCAGGCGGCGGGCCGCGACGGCGCCGACTGGCTCGCCGTCGAGCGCCCACCGGTCCTGCGGCTGCACGGAAGCCGCCTCGGCGTCGTCGGCCTCGGCCGCATCGGCTCGGCGACGGCGCTGCGCGCGCGGGCGCTGGGCATGGAGGTCGTGGCACACGACCCGTTCGTCGGCCCCGACGCCTTCGACCAGGCCGGCGCCGTGGCCGTCGCGTTCGACGAGCTGCTGGCCACGAGCGACGTCGTCAGCCTGCACACGCCGCTGACGGCGGACACCCGCCACCTCCTCGGCCGGGCCGCGTTCGCGCGGATGCGCCGGAACCCCGTCGTGGTCAACACCGCGCGCGGCGGCCTCGTCGACACCGCCGCCCTGGTCGAGGCGCTCGACGGCGGCATCGTCCGGGCCGCGGGGCTGGACGTCCTGGAGGGTGAGCCCGACGTGTCCCGGCACGCCGCGCTGCTGGACCGCACCGACGTCGTCGTCACCCCGCACGTCGCCTGGTACTCGCAGGGCTCCGAGGAGCAGCTGGGCACGACGGCGGCCCGGATCGCCCTCGACTTCGTTCGGCGCGGCGTCCGCCCGCCCGCCCTGAACCCGGCCGTGACCCCGTCGTGA